The region AGGCGAATCTGCCCTTCACCCTCTCCGGCGACACCTTGCTGCTGACAGAAGGCTCCGCTCGCGGGTATGGAGGCGCTCTGACCCTGACCGGGCGTGTCGATGACGTCTACTCCCGCGGGGTCTACACCCTTGCCGGCAGTATGACCGGGGTCTCGCTGGAGGACCTGCCGGATGTCGAAGACCTCGGTCAGGACATCGCGGGCGTCGTGTCCCTGCCACAGATCACGGTCTGGGGCTCTCGTGACAGCAAGCCGCGCAGTGCGGTGACCTTCCGGGTCGACGGTGGACGTGTCGGCAGTGAAGATCTGCAGCCCATTTCCGGCCGCGCACAGTTCCTTGACGATGTGCTCCGCGTGGACGCGACCAAGATCCGTCGCGCCGACACTACAACCCCGGAGATGGGCCTACCGGGCGTGCCCGGCTATGTGACTGTCGAGGCCTCCTACGACATCCGGTCTCGCTTTCTCGATGCGGTTCTCCGTGTGGCGGGCGAGGAGCGGGTCCGGCGTGGAACCGAGCCCACAGCACGAGAGTTGACCGCGCTCCCTGAGCTCGGATGGCTGCTACGTTTCTCGGCTCCCGTTGTGGGTGCCGTCGAGAAACGCATGTCTCGGCGCGCCCTTGGGATTGGCCCGGGGAGCACGCCGGGGGCTTCCGAGCCTCCAGGTCTGCCGGTCTCGGAGCGTCTCCGACGTCTCGGTCTTCGTACCGAGGGACGACTGCTGGGTCGTGTGCACCTGGCGGGTCCACTGACGGCGCTCCACTGCCAGGCCGGCGTGACTTTGTGGGATGCCCGCCTTGACGGCAGAGCATTGCCGGAGGAGATGCGCGTCCGGCTCGGGGCCGACCTCGCTGCCCGCCGCCTCTACGATCTTGAGGCCGAGGCTCAGGACGGCCGTCAGTACCTGACGGTCACCGGCGATCTTGACCTGCCCGCCGCCGAGGGGCAGGCAACACCCGACGCCTCCCCACGAAGGGTGAACGTGTCCGTCGAAGGAGCCGACATCGACCTTCCGATGTGGCGTGAGTGGCTACCGACACCTTTGCCGATTAGCGGCACGGCGACCTTCACTCTGGTCGCCGCCGGGAGCACTGAGTCGCCGACCGTCAAGGGAAGCCTCGACGTGATGAGGCCTTCCTACGCCGGCGCGCGTTTTGACGTCCTCAACGTTCCCCTCATCGAGCTCTCCGAGGGCGCGCTTCGGGTGACCCGTGCTCGCCTCCTGCGCTCGGAGGAGGTGCAGGCAGCGGGCCAGACCGAGCGCACACGGATCGCCCGCGAGGTGTCCATGTCGGGCTCCCTTCCGTGGACCTGGCACAAACCGTGGATTCCGCCGGATGGTCCGGTCAGCTACCAGGCCGAATTGGCAGACCTCGACCTGGGCTTCTTCCCGCCCATCCTCGACGAGATCGCCCGGAGCCAGTCAAGCGGGCCACGATCCGCACAACCAACCGTGTGGTCGCAACTCCAGGCTCGGGGCAACGTGAAGGCCCGGCTCAACGTCACCGGGATCTGGTCGGCGCCCGCGGTGAACGGCCGCCTGGAGATCGCTGACGGGTATCTGCGGGCCCCCGGTTGGCAGCGCGCGATCGATGGTACGCAGGTCGCGATAGCCCTGGAGCGCACCGGTGGCCACAACCGCGCGACCGTCGAGAAGGCGCAGGCTCAGTGGGGCACGGTCAAGCTCGCCCTGCACGACGGATCCGCCGTAATCGACCACTTCGGCGCGGACGAGTTGGCCGACAATGAGTTCCATGGCGAGCTCGTTCTGAGCAATGACCAGATCACCGACGTCTATGGATTGTCTGTCGGTGCGGTCGCCGGCTCCGTCGGCTTCAACACCCGACCTCGCCAGGCGGGGGAGACAGGCCCGAGGATCCACGATCTTGTCTTCCATGACCTGACCACGCAGATGGGTGCAGGGCACGTGAAGCTGACTGGAACCGGCAAGCTCACCAACCTGTTGTTAGGTAAGCTGGATACGAATGAGTTCGATCTGGGCCTCGTGAGCGACAACGCCGACCTGCGCTACGGTCGGCAGATGCGGGGCAAGCTCAACGGGGCGATCCGCCTCCACCGTCTCGATAGCCCCCCGGAGGGTGGCGGGCCGGAGAAGCAGGCTCATCTCGACGGGACCATGGCCCTCTCGCAGGCCGACCTCGCGCTGGCGCCGCCGAAGATGGCCGAGGCTCCGCGGTACCTTGGCCTGTCGAGCCGCCTCCCGGCGCCCGTGATGAACGTTGCACTGAATGTGGGGGCCTCCGTCTTGCTGCGGGGGATGGGTGTCACGGTCCCCCTGGCGACCGGACCGGCAGCGAAGATCACCGGCACTCCGCAGCTTCCGCGAATCATCGGCAGCCTGCGGGCCCCGGAAGGGGCGATCCGTGTTCCCGCCGGCATGATACAGGTCAAGACGGCGAGCATCACCTACGCCCTGACGCCGGTGCCGAAGGCCCTTCAGCAGGACAGAATGCCCCTGGAGCTGACCGGCGACGTCAACATCCAGGGCCAACGCTTGATCACCAACGCCGAGGTGCCGGGCTGGGGTGATACACCGCTGCTGGCGCACATCGCAGTCGAGGGCAAGCTCCCGAGCGACCTCCGGGTGCGTGTCTGGTCCGAGCCGCCTTTGGGCGAAGAGCAGATCATCGCTATGCTGGGTGCGGAACCCCTGGGCGGCCTGGTCGGTCAGACGGAGGGTGGCGACACTGCCGTTTCCCAAGAGGCGCTCAACCTCCTCACCGCCGGGTTCCGTGCGACCATTTTCGAGCCCATCGAAAGTGAACTGATGCGCGTCCTGGGGCTGTCGGAGTTCGACATCCGCTTCGGGTTCGATCAGGAACTTGAGTTCCGCCTCGGCAAGTACGTGGTGAAGGACCTCCTGGCCTCCTATCAGCACCACGTGGGCGCTGCCGGAGACGACCGCTATCAGTTCAGCCTGGCGTACCGCTTGAAAAACCGCGTGCATGTGGCGTACACTACCAATGAACGGAACGAGAGCCGTATCAAGTTGACGTATGACCTGATGGGTCGGGGCAGTCCCTAGGTGCTCCGACCCTTCGGTGACCCACAAAGACGCACAGGGCGCAACCGTGGCGAAGGGCGATTGTCAAAGGTACACAGCGTCGGCGGCATCCGATGCGGAGGGAGCCTGTGAGGAACGGGATCCCGACATGACACGGTGCCCGGATGTTGTCACCCCCCGCCGCGGATACGACTCGGCTACCCGCCCGGGGTGGGCTCCCCACGTGGAAAGCAACACCGACCTCCGCGACTTCTCCAAGATCGTGGAGGGGTACTACCAGCGCATCTACAACGTTATCTACCGCATGATCGAGGACCGCGAGGAGGCCGAGGACCTCACGCAGGATACCTTCGTGAATGCGCATCGTGCCTTCGACAGCTTCCGGCACGAGAGCCAGATCTACACCTGGTTGTACCGGATCGCCGTGAACCTCACCAAAAACCGCCTCGATCGTCGGCGTCGCCGCAGGGGAGTTGAGGGACCGTCGCTGGATGCACCGGTCGAGGTGGACGAGGACGAGATGACCCGGCAGGTCGAGGACTGGCGTCACGCGCCGGGACGTGCGGCCGAGAACACCGAACTCGAACGAGTCTTGGCCTGTGAAGTGACCGGCCTCCGCGCCGAATACAAGGAAGTCGTGATCCTGCGCGACTATGAGGACCTCTCCTACGAGGAGATTGCCCAAGTGGTAGGCTGCAGCGTCCAGGCGGTGAAGTCTCGCCTCTTCCGCGCACGCAGTGTCTTGCGCCGAGCACTCACCGACTACCTTGACGAGGATCTGTAGGTCGCAGCGGCCAACGCCGCCGTCTGCAGAGACCGCAAACCCCACGCAGGTGTCGGTCGCGATGATGGGGAATTGCCCTACGATTGCGTTCTGAACCAGAGCTCCAGACCGTCCATATCTTCGTAGCACATCATCGCCGCCACGCTGGAGCCAGTTCCCAGGAGATTGAGCGTGTCCATGAGGACAATGCGTCTGCTGTATGCACCCTTGCTTACTGCCCTTGTCGGACTCCTAATGCTGGGAGGACTCGCGCAGGCTCAGACTGCGGCGCCCCTGATTTCCGAGGTTAGGGTCGACGGCGCGGGCTATGTGTCCGCCGACTTCGTCCGCGATGTGGTGAAGGGAATCCTCGCCGTCGGGATGACGCTCACGCCCGAGAAGATCGCGGCTGCGGAGAAAGAGATCGCCAAGCAGGGCTACTACGATAAGGTCACCATCTCGCAGCGAGTGACGCCGACCGGGGTACAGGTCATCATCACCGTGGTCGAGAAGAAGCGCATCGAGAAGATCCTCTTCGTCGGCAACACTGTGATGTCCGACGAGAAGCTGCTGGGCATCATCAAGTCTCAGCCCGGCGGCCTCGTCGATAACCGGCTCGCTGAGCGCGACGCCGCGCGCATCCAGGAGACCTACACCAAGGCAGGCTACTTCGCGCAGGTCAGCCGAGCCGAGGTGGACAACTTCGGCGTGCTCACCTTCGTGATTGAAGAGGCGCGTGTCGAGGCCGTCAAGATCAGCGGCCTCAAGCGCACGAAGGAGCATGTCGTCAAGCGGCAGATCAACCTGAAGCCGGGTGAGCTGTTCCAGGACAGGCGCGTAACCGAGAACATCCATCGCATCTACGACTTGGGCATCTTCAAGAACGTGACCTCTGACGTCCTGCAGGGCCAGGTAGACCCGGTCCGCGGCGTCATCATTGAGTTCAAGATCGAGGAGGGCCGGACCGGTCAGGCGCAGTTGGCCCTGGCCTACAGCAACCTCGACAACCTCGTCATGATGGTCTCCTGGCAGGAGAACAACTTCCGCGGAGAGGCCGAGAA is a window of Armatimonadia bacterium DNA encoding:
- a CDS encoding sigma-70 family RNA polymerase sigma factor, which gives rise to MESNTDLRDFSKIVEGYYQRIYNVIYRMIEDREEAEDLTQDTFVNAHRAFDSFRHESQIYTWLYRIAVNLTKNRLDRRRRRRGVEGPSLDAPVEVDEDEMTRQVEDWRHAPGRAAENTELERVLACEVTGLRAEYKEVVILRDYEDLSYEEIAQVVGCSVQAVKSRLFRARSVLRRALTDYLDEDL